In Solanum lycopersicum chromosome 5, SLM_r2.1, the following are encoded in one genomic region:
- the LOC101267025 gene encoding hydroxyproline O-galactosyltransferase GALT3 has product MKKYLFIRKVGRKRWAGCLLIIGLAMVLVIRYSSVEKSYSIVEKSDSSVEESPKKQSVYGFFNDHPDINEGSKDENAKSSDLYPIELVTFKEKPHLIDVEGLNDLYNMNNFSTEESNALLAWGKMRLLLSRSDGLNGTAQGVKEAAISWKDLVSFIEKSKAQDEKENEDCPYSVTAFNPAMSKDGSSLRIPCGLVEDSSITVIGIPDAKQEGFQIELVGSKLLEETKPPIVLNYKVILPGENLTKDPLITQNSWTNESGWGKVEKCPDHGSTDMIKVDGLVKCNAKIFRYNIEETANMTNTSHPKSSDVSNSSAYGTANYPFLEGNPFTATLWAGIEGFHMTVNGRHETSFAYREKLEPWLVSGVNVIGGVDTISILAKGLPVSNDFNLGYDVEQLKAPLTPKKRLVMLIGVFSTGNNFERRMALRKSWMQYEAVRSGEVAVRFFIGLDKNRQVNFELWKEAQAYGDIQLLPFVDYYSLLTVKTIAICIMGVKILPAKYVMKTDDDAFVRIDEVLSSLKGKDPNGLLYGGISFESTPHRDKENKWYISPEEYPPAFYPPWAHGPGYIISRDIAKFIVQGHQEMELMLFKLEDVAVGIWVEEFRRKGHKVQYVNDERFYNAGCDSGYVLAHYQNPRMVLCLWEKLQKEHEPNCCE; this is encoded by the exons ATGAAGAAGTATTTGTTTATTAGAAAAGTGGGAAGGAAGAGATGGGCTGGATGCCTACTTATTATTGGTCTTGCAATGGTCTTGGTGATTCGATATAGTAGTGTAGAAAAATCATACAGCATTGTAGAAAAGTCAGACAGCAGTGTGGAAGAATCTCCGAAAAAGCAATCAGTTTATGGGTTTTTCAATGACCATCCAGATATTAATGAAGGTTCGAAGGATGAAAATGCCAAGTCGTCTGATCTGTATCCAATAGAGCTAGTAACTTTTAAGGAAAAACCACATCTTATTGATGTCGAAGGGCTTAATGATCTATACAACATGAACAATTTTTCGACAGAAGAGTCTAACGCATTGCTAGCATGGGGCAAGATGAGATTGTTGTTGTCTAGATCAGATGGTTTGAATGGAACTGCTCAAGGAGTTAAGGAGGCTGCCATATCATGGAAAGATTTAGTGTCGTTCATTGAGAAAAGCAAAGCTCAAGATGAGAAGGAAAATGAGGATTGTCCTTATTCTGTGACTGCATTCAATCCCGCGATGTCGAAGGACGGGAGCAGTCTTAGGATCCCTTGTGGCTTAGTTGAGGATTCATCTATTACTGTGATAGGCATACCTGATGCAAAACAAGAAGGTTTTCAAATTGAGCTTGTAGGTTCGAAACTTCTAGAGGAAACAAAGCCTCCTATAGTTTTGAATTATAAAGTAATTTTGCCGGGGGAGAATTTGACAAAGGATCCCCTTATCACCCAAAATTCATGGACTAATGAATCCGGGTGGGGTAAGGTGGAAAAGTGCCCCGATCATGGCTCTACCGACATGATAAAAG TTGATGGATTAGTCAAATGCAATGCCAAAATTTTCCGATATAATATAGAAGAAACTGCAAATATGACCAATACCAGCCATCCAAAGTCTTCAGATGTATCAAATTCTAGTGCCTACGGTACTGCCAATTACCCTTTTCTTGAAGGTAATCCATTTACTGCAACACTATGGGCTGGTATAGAGGGGTTCCATATGACAGTAAACGGAAGACACGAGACGTCTTTTGCATATAGAGAG AAACTCGAACCTTGGTTGGTTAGTGGAGTCAATGTGATAGGTGGTGTGGACACCATATCGATCTTAGCGAAAGGATTACCTGTTTCCAATGATTTTAACTTGGGTTATGATGTTGAGCAACTCAAAGCTCCATTAACTCCTAAAAAGAGACTTGTCATGTTAATTGGAGTTTTCTCTACTGGAAACAATTTTGAGAGACGTATGGCGCTAAGGAAATCATGGATGCAATATGAAGCTGTGCGGTCAGGAGAAGTAGCTGTCCGATTTTTTATTGGTCTT GACAAAAATAGGCAGGTCAATTTTGAGCTATGGAAGGAAGCACAAGCCTATGGAGATATCCAACTATTGCCTTTTGTTGATTACTACAGCCTGCTCACTGTGAAGACCATAGCAATTTGCATTATGGGT GTTAAAATTCTGCCTGCCAAATATGTTATGAAGACGGACGATGATGCTTTTGTAAGGATTGATGAAGTTCTATCTAGTCTCAAGGGAAAGGATCCTAATGGTCTATTATATGGTGGGATATCTTTTGAATCAACACCCCACAGAGATAAAGAAAACAAGTGGTATATCAGTCCTGAG GAATATCCGCCTGCTTTCTATCCCCCATGGGCACATGGACCAGGTTATATTATTTCTCGAGATATAGCTAAGTTCATTGTTCAGGGCCATCAAGAAATGGAACTGATG CTTTTTAAACTTGAGGATGTTGCTGTGGGCATTTGGGTTGAGGAATTCAGGAGGAAGGGTCACAAAGTACAGTATGTTAATGATGAAAGATTTTACAATGCCGGTTGTGATTCAGGATATGTTCTTGCTCATTATCAGAATCCGAGGATGGTACTATGTCTGTGGGAGAAACTGCAGAAAGAGCACGAACCAAACTGCTGCGAGTGA
- the DRM8 gene encoding DNA (cytosine-5)-methyltransferase — MREYPDSENSSKPEGVSGIMPKVEDPYSEFPSLYTYTMPMGDNIASSSGSNVRSSLLTMGFKASLVDKAIEEKGEDNIDLLLETLFAKSDPPRAESSDSLDSLFCDDEDINSSAKYDGDAHIKEEPDPCIGVCDDKRVSLLAMSFSLDEVEFAISKLGEAAPVNELVDVIFAARIAGNYKKDDDDDVSVVEIKERNKECTTESLFGTMEKTLKLLEMGFSENEVSTVIEKFGSEVPLEELANLIIDPSSRRRMDKHLLNSLGRNVSIGFNPVAVKKEEYSVDTSESRELDLLEKLKGKRPKENYIDEIDTKRPKSEYDEAFNNSLGPSWQEILGINTTRPYKVHRRAIHQRPRVLDCHDTQKLSMPNSCRSLDKMVAKAPYFFYGNVMNLSHDSWVRISQFLYAIEPEFVHTQLFSALSRKEGYVHNLPSENRFHIVPKPPMTIQEAVPSSKKWWPSWDTRKHLNGINSETSVVSQLCDRLERTVSDAQGFPSVDRQRDILNQSQIFNLVWVGRYKLAAVGPEQIERILGYPENHTRVAAFSLMERLLSLKHCFQVDTLAYCLSGLKHLYPGGLTVLSIYSGIGGAEVALHRLGIRLKAVVSIEASEKNRRILKQWWSSSGQTGELVQMEDIHKLASNKVEVLINNFGGFDFIICQNPCTYSSKGNLAADMDSHASLDFMLFHEFVRVLQRVRSTMGRN; from the exons ATG CGTGAATATCCAGATAGTGAAAACTCTTCAAAGCCTGAAGGTGTGAGTGGAATCATGCCTAAAGTTGAAGATCCATATTCCGAATTTCCATCTCTGTACACATATACAATGCCTATGGGG GACAATATTGCAAGCTCATCAGGCAGCAATGTGAGGTCATCTCTTCTGACCATGGGTTTTAAGGCATCACTTGTTGATAAAGCAATTGAGGAAAAGG GTGAAGACAACATTGACTTGTTACTGGAGACTCTTTTTGCAAAATCT GATCCTCCTAGAGCAGAATCATCAGATTCTCTGGATAGTTTGTTTTGTGATGACGAGGACATAAACAGTTCTGCCAAGTATGATGGAGATGCACATATAAAAGAG GAGCCTGATCCCTGTATTGGAGTTTGTGATGACAAGAGAGTTTCTTTGTTGGCAATGAGTTTCTCTTTGGACGAAGTTGAATTTGCAATTAGTAAACTTG GTGAAGCTGCTCCTGTCAATGAACTAGTGGATGTAATCTTTGCAGCTCGAATCGCTGGGAATTACAaaaaagatgatgatgatgatgtttctGTTGTTGAGATTAAAGAAAGGAACAAG GAATGCACAACTGAGTCTCTGTTTGGAACCATGGAGAAGACATTGAAATTGCTTGAAATGGGCTTCTCTGAGAATGAAGTTTCCACAGTTATTGAGAAGTTTG GTTCTGAAGTTCCTCTCGAAGAGCTTGCAAATCTGATTATAGATcctagtagtagaagaagaatgGACAAG CATCTCTTAAACTCTCTCGGCAGGAATGTTTCAATTGGTTTTAATCCAGTAGCTGTTAAGAAAGAGGAATATAGTGTGGATACCTCTGAATCTAGAGAACTTGACCTACTGGAAAAGCTTAAAGGGAAACGGCCAAAGGAGAATTACATTGATGAGATAGACACTAAGAGACCGAAATCAGAGTATGATGAAGCCTTTAACAATTCCCTTGGTCCTTCATGGCAAGAAATATTAGGCATCAATACCACCAGGCCTTATAAAGTTCATCGAAGAGCGATTCACCAAAGACCAAGAGTTCTGGATTGCCATGACACACAGAAATTATCTATGCCGAATTCATGCAGGAGCCTTGATAAGATGGTGGCTAAGGCTCCCTATTTCTTTTATGGGAATGTAATGAACTTATCTCATGACTCTTGGGTAAGAATATCACAGTTTTTGTATGCCATTGAGCCAGAATTTGTTCATACTCAACTTTTCTCAGCTCTGAGTCGTAAAGAAGGTTATGTACATAATCTTCCTAGTGAAAATCGATTTCACATTGTTCCGAAACCACCAATGACGATTCAAGAAGCAGTTCCCAGTAGCAAAAAATGGTGGCCATCATGGGATACAAGGAAACACTTGAACGGCATCAATTCTGAGACATCTGTTGTATCTCAGCTATGTGATAGGCTTGAAAGAACAGTGAGTGATGCCCAGGGGTTTCCTTCAGTTGACAGACAGAGAGATATCCTCAACCAGTCCCAGATATTTAATCTAGTCTGGGTTGGCCGCTACAAATTGGCAGCTGTAGGGCCAGAACAAATAGAACGTATTCTGGGCTACCCAGAAAATCACACTCGAGTTGCTGCATTTAGCTTGATGGAAAGACTTCTATCTCTGAAACATTGCTTCCAGGTAGATACATTGGCTTATTGTCTCTCTGGATTGAAGCATTTGTACCCTGGAGGGTTGACTGTGTTGTCAATCTATAGTGGTATTGGTGGAGCAGAAGTTGCATTGCATCGCCTTGGTATTCGCTTAAAAGCTGTTGTCTCAATAGAGGCTTCTGAGAAAAACCGGAGAATTCTCAAGCAATGGTGGAGTAGTTCAGGACAAACAGGAGAACTCGTGCAGATGGAAGACATCCACAAGTTGGCCAGTAACAAGGTAGAGGTCTTGATTAACAACTTTGGTGGTTttgatttcatcatatgccagaACCCATGTACATACTCTTCTAAAGGTAATTTAGCTGCAGATATGGATAGTCATGCAAGTTTAGATTTCATGTTGTTTCATGAGTTTGTTCGTGTCCTCCAACGTGTAAGAAGCACAATGGGGCGGAATTAG
- the LOC101267608 gene encoding uncharacterized protein, with protein sequence MAARQIQKRILSLLSTKTYIAQGLPWSSVSPSRSSFGMNDIFSRRCLQTVAGITKQAVEVGETNKNCDPDTNTDSAAAVVSSIKKETTYKYTVQSNLKTSPRHDLMMIFTCTVCETRTMKTVCRESYEKGVVVARCDGCKNIHLIADRLGWFGEPGSVEDFLAARGEEVKKGCVDTLGFTLEDLAGKKTLETIRGEVESKSEI encoded by the exons ATGGCGGCGCGGCAAATTCAGAAGCGAATTCTGAGTCTTCTCTCTACCAAAACCTACATCGCTCAAG GATTACCATGGAGTTCTGTTTCTCCTTCAAGGTCATCTTTTGGCATGAACGATATATTTTCAAGACGGTGTCTTCAAACAGTTGCAGGAATCACCAAGCAGGCTGTTGAAGTAGGGGAAACTAATAAAAACTGTGATCCAGATACTAATACCGATTCTGCTGCTGCAGTTGTTTCTAGTATCAAGAAAGAGACCACATACAAGTACACTGTGCAATCTAATCTTAAAACCTCCCCAAGACATGACCTGATGATGATCTTCACTTGCACAGTATGTGAAACCAGAACCATGAAAACAGTTTGTCGCGAGTCATACGAGAAAGGTGTTGTGGTGGCTAGATGTGATGGTTGTAAAAACATACACCTTATTGCTGATCGTCTCGGGTGGTTTGGTGAGCCTGGTAGCGTGGAAGACTTCCTCGCTGCTCGCGGGGAGGAAGTGAAAAAGGGCTGTGTTGATACTTTAGGTTTTACACTCGAAGATCTGGCAGGAAAGAAAACACTGGAAACTATTAGGGGAGAAGTAGAATCCAAATCTGAGATTTAG